GCCGGTCGCCGCGCGCCTCGAGGGCTTCGCGGGGATCGCGCGTCGACGCGAGTCGGTGCGCGGCGGCGTCCAGGGCGCGCAATCCCTCGTGGAGGGCGATCGCGTCGGGGGCGCTCCCGAGGACGCGCACGAAACCGAGGTCCCCCTCGACGACCAGCAGGTCCCCGTCGCCGACCGCGACCGGGCGTTCGCCGCTCCCGCGCCGGACCGAGACGTGGAAGTCGCCGACCTGCGTCTCGTCCTCTTCCACGACCTCGGCGGGGAGATCGACGCGCGCGGTGCCGGCCGGCCAAGCCCCCCGCGTGACGATCGCCGGCTTGCGCCACTGCGCCGCGACGAATCCGGCGTGGCTGAGGACCGCCCCCGAGGTGGCGACGATGCCGGCTGCGGTCGCGAGCCGGGGGCCGTCCTCCGGGCGCAGGGTCGGAACGACCAGCACGGCGCCCTCGACGTTCGATCCGACTCCCAGGCGCGCGCGCCCCGCCGCGCGGCCCGGCGCGGCGGCGGTCCCCGGGACGACGCGCTCTCCCGCCAGCGGCCGCGTGCGCGCCCACGGATTCGCGGCGGAGAACCGCTCGATCAGCGCCTCGGCCTCCGCGCGCTCGCGCTCGGGAGACGGCCATTCGGGAGAGGCCGGCTCGTACCCGGCCGCCCGCAGCCGCTTTGCGGACTCGGTCGCGCCGAGACCGGTCTCCTCGCGCCACCCGCCGACGGGACGCGGGCGATCGAGCGCCAGCGTCGGCGCGGGGGAGAGCCGCGCCAGCCGCACGAGCCCGCGCGCGTCGCGCAGGACGTGGAGCCACAGGCGGCACTCCCGCAGGGGAAGCGACGCCGACTGGACCTCGTGGCCGTTCACGCCCCCCGTGGTGCGGAACGACAGCGCCCGCTCGATCGGCAACACGACGTGCGCGAGGCGGATCGACTCGACGACCGCGTCGACGCCCGCCGCGAGGGTGCGCGCGAAGGACTCCGCGGGGGAGATCTCGCGCCGCAGGTCCGTGGGAGCCCGCACGGGCTCGCCGTCGTCCAGGACGACGGCGCCGCGGGTGATCGCCGACTCGAGCGGCTCGACGAGGCCCCGTTCGATCGGAAGCTGCGCGCAGGCGTCGATCGGGTCGGGAGGAAGACCCAGCGCCGAGCAACGTTCCCGGAGCGTCGCGAGGATCGGCGCCTCGGCGTCGACGTGGAGGCGGTCGCGGTACGGGGGGGATCCGTCCCACCGGATCTCCTCGCGTCCCGCGGGGCCGTCCTCTTCGCGGGCGACGATCCCGAGCCGGTCCGAGGTGAGGATGCGGTCGTAGGGGAGGCTGCCCCACCGCTCGAAGCGCTCGGACCACGCGCGCGCGGCGAGCTCGCGCGCCGCCGGTTCGAGCGCGAGGTCGCCCAGCACCCAGTCGAGGTCCATGAGATACGGGGCGAGACGGAACAAGGCACGCGCCCGCTCCACGAGATCGCCCAGGTCGCGGGCCCGTTCCTTGTCGTAACGTGCGTGCACGCGGGTGGTGGGCTCGACGGTGACGGTGAAGTCGAGCCGGCGGAAGAGATGCTGGAGCGCCTCGAGGCCTCGGGCCGGATGGTTCTCGAGGTCGTAACGGCTCACGCCGAAGAACTCGAGATCGACCATCCCGCCCCGGGCGGGAGGCGCCCAGTCGACGCGGAGGAACGCGGGGTGGCTCCCGTAGGTCAGGTAGTAGTGGACCTCGTTGCCGTAGCCGTACACGCGCGACGCGGGGAAGGTCGCGCGGCCGTGCAGCAGCGCGAGGGCGTACGCCTCCGCGAGGGCGCGCACCGCGAAGGGGATCGCCCGGGAGGCGGGGTCGGGCTCGAAGTCCACGTAACGGATGGCGTCGCAGCGTCGCAGGACGCGCTCCCCGGCGACGACGGCGAGGCCGACCGTGCGATTCGTGGTGCGACCGGCCTTCACGAGTCGGAAGCCCAGGCGAAGGCCGCGCTGGTGGAGGAAGCGCTTCAGCCCGTGCATCGTCCGCACGTCGGCGGCGCAGGCGGGATCCTCGAAGGCCAGGACCAGGCGCGTGACCTCCGCGGACATCGGTCCGTCGTCGGATTCCCGGGAGAGCGCCGCGTCGAGGGCGGCGCGGAGGCGCGCCCAGGTGGCCGCGATCGCCCCGCTCTGGTCGTCCAGGGTGTCGAAGACGCCGAGATGGGCCTCGACGATCCTGTCGGTCGCCTCGACCAGGCGCGCGACGCGGGCCCGGTCCAGCGGCGCCACCGCGAGGATCTCCCGCAGCGCCTCGGCGTGAAGGAGGTTCGCGGCGCGGAAGCGCGAGACGGCGTCGTCCGCGCCCGCCTTCCCGGGGGACTCGCCGGCGATCCCGCCGTGCCCGGTCACGAGGAGCACGCGCCCCTCCGCGGCCGCGTCGGGGCATCGGGCGAGGATCCGCGCCGCCTCGGGGGGGACGAACAGCGGCAAGGACGATCCCGCGCGGATCGCATCGAGCCGGCGGGTCTCGACCCCGAGCGCGAGGCCCGGCCAGCCGAACGACGCGGCGATCGCGCGCACCGTCGCCTCGCCTTCCGAGCGCTCCGCGCGCACGATCCCCTCGACGACCGGCGGGGTGCCCCCGCCGGCGGCGGCGAGGTGGGCGAGGTCGGCGTGGCTCGCCCGGGTGTACTCGAGGTACCCCCGCAGACGGGACCACGCCGCAGCGCCGAGGACCGTCCTCGCATCGGACGCGGCGGCGGGCTCGCCGGGGAGATCGAGCAGGCGCGCCGCGAGCAGGCGCTCTCCCGGCGTCTCGCCCTCGATCCACAGCGGGCGCAGCGCGTCGCCGAGCGCCGCCGCGGCCCGGCCGAGGATCTCCTCGGGAGCCTCGGCGTCGAGGCGCTCGGCGAGCGCGCGTGTGGCCCGCGGTCCGGTCCGGAAGCGCCCCGACGCGGCGAGCTCGCGCGCGGCCTCGAGCGCCGCCGCGAGCACGCCGCCGTCCCGTGCCGCGAACAACGCCTCGAGGCACGGCGCGGGGTCGGCCGCCTCGCGGGCGATCGCGACGAGCGCCCGTCCCGCCGCCGCCGCCGCAGGACCGGAGGCGCGGCGCAGGGCCGCGCCGATCGCTTCGAGCGCCGACGGGTCGGGGGAGGGGCCGAGCTCGGCGATCGCCTCGCTCACCGCAGCCGGGCGGCCCATCGCGACCGAAAGCTCGGCGACGACGCGGGCGGCGGGATCGGTCGCGGAGGCGCTCACGCGGGGATCGTAGGGGCCGGGAGGGGGAACGTCGATGGATCCTTGATCAAGGTCTAAACTGCGGGTGTTCCTCCCTGGAGGGCGCGATGCACGTCGCCGTCGGGCAGGACCTCGGCCACTACCGCCTTCTCGAGATCCTGGGCGAAGGCGGGATGGGGGTCGTTT
This genomic interval from Candidatus Polarisedimenticolaceae bacterium contains the following:
- a CDS encoding PEP/pyruvate-binding domain-containing protein: MSASATDPAARVVAELSVAMGRPAAVSEAIAELGPSPDPSALEAIGAALRRASGPAAAAAGRALVAIAREAADPAPCLEALFAARDGGVLAAALEAARELAASGRFRTGPRATRALAERLDAEAPEEILGRAAAALGDALRPLWIEGETPGERLLAARLLDLPGEPAAASDARTVLGAAAWSRLRGYLEYTRASHADLAHLAAAGGGTPPVVEGIVRAERSEGEATVRAIAASFGWPGLALGVETRRLDAIRAGSSLPLFVPPEAARILARCPDAAAEGRVLLVTGHGGIAGESPGKAGADDAVSRFRAANLLHAEALREILAVAPLDRARVARLVEATDRIVEAHLGVFDTLDDQSGAIAATWARLRAALDAALSRESDDGPMSAEVTRLVLAFEDPACAADVRTMHGLKRFLHQRGLRLGFRLVKAGRTTNRTVGLAVVAGERVLRRCDAIRYVDFEPDPASRAIPFAVRALAEAYALALLHGRATFPASRVYGYGNEVHYYLTYGSHPAFLRVDWAPPARGGMVDLEFFGVSRYDLENHPARGLEALQHLFRRLDFTVTVEPTTRVHARYDKERARDLGDLVERARALFRLAPYLMDLDWVLGDLALEPAARELAARAWSERFERWGSLPYDRILTSDRLGIVAREEDGPAGREEIRWDGSPPYRDRLHVDAEAPILATLRERCSALGLPPDPIDACAQLPIERGLVEPLESAITRGAVVLDDGEPVRAPTDLRREISPAESFARTLAAGVDAVVESIRLAHVVLPIERALSFRTTGGVNGHEVQSASLPLRECRLWLHVLRDARGLVRLARLSPAPTLALDRPRPVGGWREETGLGATESAKRLRAAGYEPASPEWPSPERERAEAEALIERFSAANPWARTRPLAGERVVPGTAAAPGRAAGRARLGVGSNVEGAVLVVPTLRPEDGPRLATAAGIVATSGAVLSHAGFVAAQWRKPAIVTRGAWPAGTARVDLPAEVVEEDETQVGDFHVSVRRGSGERPVAVGDGDLLVVEGDLGFVRVLGSAPDAIALHEGLRALDAAAHRLASTRDPREALEARGDRLRCRHRLVALLRELRDPILADHAVRECVLAGASTADRGELLAALLSNPEIGPLARIRSRRLASDLARRARDAREEAAIRIPAASSLHEVLALRSRAHALDRALRATAGALAAGGLDSGLAVPDDVAALDPAATHRIEALRAEMLDRLEREPTRHLLRAIERLDALSRAERDPRVGAAAEAIAAADARRAQARHGRFVLPPEDCGLDALADVGGKAANLGEFDSAPWFVVTDAAFRATLAPIEAAVAAIVADVSRGVGARASEVRACFESARLPSAVGEAVARAYASLGSPRVAVRSSALVEDAEDEAHAGEFDTFLGVHGEEEVLAHVKRAWAGLWNERALRARDLGRSHGAAGGGVIVQPLVEATTAGVAQTVNLAADEPGEIVINVALGLGEGVVAGTVPADRIVVVKEGDLERGPLRFRYDVADKRERVVVDRASGRTVRVESLYHQRLRPALEYVELLELVAAVTRLERRFAQPIDVEFAFDRAGLKILQVRPLPAHAALVREALEDCGMTSVDGLAAGRGSTIGP